Within Betaproteobacteria bacterium, the genomic segment GCGAAATTCTCCCCGGGCATACCAGGTGGTATTGCACGTTGAGTGGTTACGCTTCCTTTGCGTTTCCTTCGCGCCTTTGCGCCTCTGCGGTGAAGGGGTAATGGTGAGCAAGGCGAAGCGGGTATGAAAGTCGTCGTTCTGGGTGCCGGCGTGATCGGCGTGACCAGCGCCTGGTATCTGTCGAAGGACGGGCATGAGGTCACCGTGCTGGACCGGCAGCCGACGGCCGGTCTGGAAACCAGTTTCGCCAACGGCGGCCAGATTTCGGTAAGCCACGCCGAACCGTGGGCGAATCCGGACGCGCCGGGGAAAATCTACAAGTGGCTGGGTCGCGAGGATGCGCCGCTGCTGTTTCGTCTGCGCGCAGATTACCGGCAGTGGTCCTGGGGCCTGCGCTTCCTGATCGAATGCCTGCCCGAGCGCACCCGGCGCAATACGCTGACCATCTTGCGCCTCGGACTCTACAGCCGCGACATGCTCAAGGCGCTGCGCCGCGAGACCGGTGTGCTGTACGACCATCTCGAGAAAGGCATCCTGCAGATCCACACCGACGCGGGCGAATTCGAAGCGGCTCACGCGCGAGTCGAACTGCTGCGCAGCCACGGCTGCGAATTGCACATCAAGAGCGTGCAGGAATGCCAGGATCTCGAACCGACGTTGCGCGGATCGAGGATATGTCTCATCGGCGGAACCTATGCGCCCGACGACGAATCGGGCGATGCGCACCAGTTCACCGGCAATCTCGCCGAGTTATGCCGGGAGCGGGGCGTGCAATTCGGCTACGAGCACGCGATCGAATCGCTGAGCATCGAAGGCGATGCGGTCACCGGCGCAATCGTTCGCGACCCCGAGGGCAGGCGCGAACTGGTCAAGGCC encodes:
- a CDS encoding D-amino acid dehydrogenase; translated protein: MKVVVLGAGVIGVTSAWYLSKDGHEVTVLDRQPTAGLETSFANGGQISVSHAEPWANPDAPGKIYKWLGREDAPLLFRLRADYRQWSWGLRFLIECLPERTRRNTLTILRLGLYSRDMLKALRRETGVLYDHLEKGILQIHTDAGEFEAAHARVELLRSHGCELHIKSVQECQDLEPTLRGSRICLIGGTYAPDDESGDAHQFTGNLAELCRERGVQFGYEHAIESLSIEGDAVTGAIVRDPEGRRELVKADAFLVALGSYSPFLLSPAGISVPVYPVKGYSVTVPLTHPEAAPTLCLSDENAKVAISRLGNRLRAAGTAELTGYDTSLNDGRCKAILSRIEQLFPGAGDYAGASRWAGLRPATPSNVPLIGRTRYRNLFLNTGHGTLGWTLACGSGRAAADLIGGRRPEVEFPFR